The Candidatus Koribacter versatilis Ellin345 genome has a segment encoding these proteins:
- a CDS encoding DUF1003 domain-containing protein, translating to MACTPEILKDVPLFTLLDQDELTVLSSQVEHRKFTARQRIYKMGEQSGRAYVIINGSVVVSTVDSDGQEVTVDQPGVGEFFGFASMIEGIPHQTTATAITETECIEIDRNDIEMLLSKKPHAGIDLLTQVARQFHTTQQLVRVRSQRDPNEVIEEHTSFGQRIADGVAQFGGSWSFIITFGIILIIYSGINVWLASRAWDPYPFILLNLFLSMLAAIQAPVIMMSQNRQDMKDRLRSELDFDVNKRAANDIQGLARKMNLMAEKIDDLEELVREKK from the coding sequence ATGGCTTGCACACCGGAAATTCTCAAAGACGTCCCCTTGTTCACCCTTCTCGACCAGGACGAACTCACCGTTCTCAGCAGCCAGGTCGAGCACCGCAAGTTCACAGCTCGCCAGCGCATTTACAAAATGGGCGAGCAGAGCGGACGCGCCTACGTCATCATCAACGGCTCCGTGGTCGTGAGCACGGTAGATTCAGATGGCCAGGAAGTCACGGTGGACCAGCCCGGTGTCGGCGAGTTCTTCGGCTTCGCCTCCATGATTGAGGGCATCCCGCACCAGACGACCGCTACGGCGATCACCGAGACCGAGTGCATCGAGATCGACCGCAACGACATCGAGATGCTGCTCTCGAAAAAGCCCCACGCCGGCATTGACCTGCTCACCCAGGTCGCGCGCCAGTTCCACACCACGCAACAGCTCGTCCGCGTGCGCTCGCAGCGCGACCCCAACGAAGTCATCGAAGAACACACCTCGTTCGGCCAACGCATCGCTGACGGCGTCGCCCAGTTCGGCGGCTCGTGGTCATTCATCATCACCTTCGGCATCATCCTCATCATCTATTCCGGCATAAACGTCTGGCTCGCAAGCCGTGCCTGGGATCCGTACCCGTTCATCCTGCTCAACCTCTTCCTCTCCATGCTCGCCGCCATCCAGGCGCCGGTCATCATGATGAGCCAGAACCGTCAGGACATGAAGGACCGTCTCCGCAGCGAACTCGACTTCGACGTAAACAAGCGCGCCGCCAATGATATCCAGGGCCTCGCCCGCAAAATGAACCTGATGGCCGAAAAGATCGACGATCTAGAAGAACTAGTCCGCGAAAAGAAGTAG
- a CDS encoding acyl-CoA dehydrogenase yields MSEATLKSAGPMPLVALTEDEVLFRDNVRQFADEALRPLVKEMDEKGVFEHSLIEQFHQLGLMGIEVPEEYGGGGGTFFEAIIAVEEMSRVDASAGVIVDVQNTLVNNALLRWGNADQKKRYLPKMCAEWVGAYALSEAGSGSDAFALTTRAEDKGDHYVINGRKLWITNAKEAGLFVLLATVDPSAGYKGITAFLVEKSFEGFTVGKKEDKLGIRASSTCELILEDCKVPKENVLGEVGKGYKIAIETLNEGRIGIGAQMLGLARGAWEHAAKYATERKQFGQALSSFQGIQFQIAQMATEIEAVRMMVYNAARMKDAGMNFVKEAAMTKLFASQVAERVASLSLEVYGGYGFTKDYPAEKYFRDSKIGKIYEGTSNMQLMTIAKMVMGGK; encoded by the coding sequence ATGTCCGAAGCAACGCTGAAATCCGCTGGTCCAATGCCCCTGGTCGCCCTTACCGAAGATGAGGTCCTGTTCCGCGATAACGTGCGGCAGTTTGCCGACGAGGCGCTGCGTCCGCTGGTGAAGGAAATGGACGAGAAGGGTGTGTTCGAGCATTCGTTGATTGAGCAATTCCACCAGCTTGGGCTGATGGGGATCGAGGTGCCGGAGGAGTACGGCGGCGGCGGCGGAACGTTCTTCGAGGCGATTATCGCGGTAGAGGAGATGTCGCGGGTAGATGCGTCGGCGGGCGTGATTGTGGATGTGCAGAACACGTTGGTGAACAACGCGCTACTGCGCTGGGGCAATGCCGACCAGAAGAAGCGCTACCTGCCGAAAATGTGCGCCGAGTGGGTTGGCGCTTATGCGCTGAGCGAAGCCGGTTCGGGTTCCGACGCCTTCGCGCTGACGACGCGCGCCGAGGACAAGGGCGATCATTATGTGATCAACGGGCGGAAGCTGTGGATCACCAACGCTAAGGAAGCCGGCCTGTTCGTGCTGCTGGCGACCGTGGATCCGAGCGCGGGATACAAGGGCATTACGGCGTTTCTGGTGGAGAAGAGCTTTGAGGGCTTCACCGTCGGGAAGAAAGAAGACAAGCTGGGGATTCGTGCGTCGAGCACGTGCGAACTGATTCTCGAGGACTGCAAGGTGCCGAAGGAGAATGTGCTCGGTGAAGTGGGCAAGGGATACAAGATCGCCATCGAGACGCTCAATGAAGGTCGGATCGGGATCGGCGCGCAAATGCTTGGACTGGCGCGCGGGGCTTGGGAGCACGCCGCGAAATATGCGACCGAGCGCAAGCAGTTCGGACAAGCGCTGTCGTCGTTCCAGGGGATCCAGTTCCAGATCGCGCAGATGGCGACCGAGATTGAGGCCGTCCGGATGATGGTGTACAACGCGGCGCGCATGAAGGATGCGGGGATGAACTTCGTGAAGGAAGCCGCGATGACGAAGTTGTTCGCATCGCAGGTGGCGGAGCGGGTGGCGTCGCTGAGCTTGGAGGTTTACGGCGGGTACGGCTTCACGAAGGACTATCCGGCGGAGAAGTACTTTCGTGATTCGAAGATCGGCAAGATCTACGAGGGGACGTCGAACATGCAGCTAATGACCATTGCGAAGATGGTGATGGGCGGCAAATAA
- a CDS encoding tyrosine-type recombinase/integrase, with product MNNSIVEVVPRSNGALLDTYQAASFLNVSESWVRRHQAELPSVTVGRLVRFDPALLQRNFSGRMAHGKPLNSSGERRAPMQIQRYQNGHVYKRGTKLKVWYGRFREDLLTPGGGIVRRTRNIRLGTIAELPSRASAVIRLQENIASHKPKTAMTVSELHRRWENAELPTIKRNTAGYYQKILRCHILPTFGQREIGSITREDVQTFLASQAGKYSRNTLRGMRVSLGRILTWAVNCAWLEKNPCSKVPLPHVEKGEIQRSILMTEQVTAIADKLEEPYRTLVLLLAVTGLRIGEAIGIKWSDFDGDILHVSRTIYDGKADSTKTASSNRKLPIPAALISRMRMLGDGEFIFHSRAGSPVNPGNALKRYLRPAAKALGIRLTGWHDFRHTQATQLLRSGSSPKVVSGILGHSDVGITLNVYEHTETEIFRAPLERIADQLLPTVTKSLQAVESNA from the coding sequence TTGAACAATTCAATTGTGGAGGTAGTTCCAAGATCGAATGGCGCGTTGCTTGACACGTATCAGGCAGCCTCATTCCTCAACGTTTCAGAAAGCTGGGTGCGAAGGCATCAGGCTGAATTGCCATCGGTAACAGTCGGCAGACTCGTTCGATTCGATCCTGCGTTGCTGCAACGAAACTTTTCAGGCAGAATGGCGCACGGGAAACCGCTGAACTCATCGGGAGAAAGAAGAGCACCGATGCAAATTCAGCGTTATCAGAACGGACATGTTTACAAAAGGGGCACCAAATTGAAGGTGTGGTACGGTCGTTTCCGAGAGGACTTGCTCACGCCGGGCGGGGGCATTGTTCGACGTACTCGCAACATCCGACTTGGCACGATTGCGGAGTTGCCTTCGAGGGCCTCCGCTGTGATCCGATTGCAGGAAAATATCGCCTCTCACAAACCCAAGACTGCCATGACGGTTTCGGAGCTACACAGGCGATGGGAGAACGCAGAACTTCCGACGATCAAGCGAAACACTGCTGGGTACTATCAGAAGATTTTGCGATGCCACATTCTTCCCACGTTCGGTCAACGCGAAATTGGAAGCATCACTCGCGAAGACGTGCAGACGTTTCTCGCAAGTCAGGCGGGGAAATATTCTCGCAACACACTTCGAGGGATGCGGGTTTCGCTTGGCAGAATTCTGACGTGGGCGGTGAACTGCGCTTGGCTGGAAAAGAATCCCTGTTCAAAGGTACCGCTACCGCATGTTGAAAAGGGCGAAATACAACGCTCTATTCTCATGACGGAGCAAGTTACCGCGATTGCCGACAAGTTGGAAGAGCCTTACAGAACGCTCGTTCTCCTTCTTGCGGTGACAGGCCTTCGGATTGGGGAGGCAATTGGAATCAAGTGGTCTGACTTCGACGGCGACATTCTGCATGTGTCGCGCACCATTTATGACGGCAAAGCAGACTCTACAAAGACAGCAAGTTCGAATCGAAAACTGCCCATCCCGGCTGCTCTCATTTCTCGGATGAGAATGTTGGGAGATGGGGAGTTTATCTTTCACTCGCGGGCAGGGTCACCAGTTAATCCCGGCAACGCTCTGAAGCGTTACTTGCGACCAGCCGCGAAGGCCTTAGGAATTCGACTCACGGGCTGGCATGACTTCAGGCACACGCAAGCAACGCAATTGCTGCGAAGTGGATCGTCGCCGAAAGTGGTTTCGGGAATTTTGGGTCACTCCGACGTCGGAATCACTTTGAACGTCTACGAGCACACAGAGACAGAAATCTTTCGTGCGCCACTGGAACGAATAGCCGACCAGTTGTTACCAACTGTTACCAAGTCGCTCCAAGCTGTCGAATCAAATGCTTGA
- a CDS encoding AAA family ATPase: MNNVVSGADWFHSTRPNVPWLIEGLLDKQSHTTIVGKPKAGKSVLARNIAAAVITGQSLLGRQVNIPKGEGRVLYLHLDRKDQAYDVAADFRALGVTEKDAERLMLCTAADLPEKHGDWLSWLADRVRSFDPDLIVIDLLFQFLNVGDVNGYNNVLDAINGLQDTLRKAGFRGHLLTLHHSRKGDNPNDPFDNALGSSAIRASCTTMIALTCDKKTGCHMIQSDQSQRDPYWGEMPATIIELDPESKELRLGEKVSFLKAQDQSEKHEQTVLRLLEFVSKNPGCTQMDIVGSLEISKQKVTVVLRDKEGMLRREGTGKPGDAFKYFIGFERLAQPAPVCEQPDAVVQ, translated from the coding sequence ATGAACAATGTAGTTTCAGGAGCCGATTGGTTCCATTCAACGCGTCCGAATGTTCCTTGGTTGATCGAGGGGCTTCTGGATAAACAATCACATACCACCATCGTCGGCAAACCGAAGGCTGGCAAATCGGTTCTCGCTCGGAATATCGCAGCAGCCGTAATCACTGGACAGAGCCTCTTGGGAAGACAGGTAAACATTCCCAAAGGAGAAGGCCGTGTCTTGTATCTGCATCTCGATCGTAAAGATCAGGCATACGACGTTGCTGCAGATTTCCGGGCACTGGGGGTCACAGAGAAGGATGCGGAGCGTTTAATGCTTTGCACCGCCGCTGATCTTCCAGAGAAGCACGGAGACTGGCTCTCTTGGCTGGCTGACCGAGTGCGGTCATTCGACCCCGACCTCATCGTGATTGATCTTCTGTTTCAGTTCCTGAATGTTGGAGATGTCAACGGATACAACAACGTCCTCGATGCCATAAATGGTTTGCAGGACACTTTGCGGAAAGCCGGATTTCGGGGCCATCTGTTAACCCTTCACCATTCTCGAAAAGGTGACAATCCAAACGATCCTTTCGATAACGCACTTGGTTCCAGCGCGATCAGGGCAAGCTGTACAACCATGATTGCACTGACGTGCGACAAGAAAACGGGCTGTCACATGATCCAGAGCGATCAATCGCAGCGTGACCCGTACTGGGGCGAAATGCCCGCAACCATTATCGAACTTGACCCCGAATCGAAAGAGTTGCGGCTTGGGGAGAAAGTGTCATTCCTCAAAGCACAGGATCAGTCCGAAAAGCACGAGCAGACAGTCTTACGACTGCTCGAATTCGTCTCGAAAAATCCTGGCTGTACTCAAATGGATATCGTTGGCAGCCTCGAAATCAGCAAACAAAAGGTCACGGTAGTTTTGCGCGATAAAGAGGGGATGCTCAGACGCGAAGGCACAGGCAAACCCGGCGATGCTTTCAAATACTTCATTGGTTTCGAGCGTCTTGCGCAGCCTGCCCCAGTGTGCGAGCAACCCGACGCCGTAGTGCAATAA
- a CDS encoding recombinase family protein: MQVAIYARVSTKDKGQDTENQLRQLRDYCRKQDWPITTEYIDRASGKRGDREQFQAMFAAASRREFDCVLFWSLDRFSREGTLETLTHLQRLTASGVAFKSFTEQYLDGTGIFRDAIIGILAALAKQERVRLSERVLAGLQRAKAQGRVGGRPKVNRAGDPDANQIRKLRDDGQSYGDIATELGRSKADVYRVCMTLGCLAP; this comes from the coding sequence ATGCAAGTTGCGATTTACGCCAGAGTGAGCACTAAGGACAAAGGGCAGGACACAGAGAATCAGTTGCGCCAATTGCGCGACTACTGTCGAAAGCAGGATTGGCCAATTACCACTGAGTACATTGACCGAGCGAGCGGCAAGCGGGGAGATCGGGAGCAGTTCCAAGCGATGTTTGCAGCGGCGTCTCGCCGGGAGTTTGACTGCGTTTTGTTCTGGTCGCTCGACAGATTCAGCCGCGAAGGGACGCTGGAAACGCTGACGCATCTGCAACGGCTCACAGCCTCTGGCGTGGCGTTCAAGAGCTTCACAGAGCAATATCTGGACGGCACTGGCATCTTCCGAGATGCGATCATAGGAATTCTCGCAGCCCTCGCAAAGCAGGAACGCGTCCGACTTTCGGAACGTGTCTTAGCAGGATTGCAGCGAGCGAAGGCTCAAGGAAGAGTTGGTGGCCGTCCGAAGGTAAACCGTGCTGGCGATCCGGATGCTAATCAAATCCGCAAACTGCGCGATGACGGTCAGAGTTACGGGGATATCGCTACAGAGCTTGGTCGTTCGAAAGCGGATGTGTATCGCGTATGCATGACTCTTGGCTGTCTGGCTCCCTAG
- a CDS encoding ComEC/Rec2 family competence protein: MATVHFLNVKNGDCSIIQHNSGRVTMIDVCNASPTEELKEQIIKAAADLQKGVNGDFRQKLFPVNPVSYLKQREIASIFRFIITHPDMDHMDGIKSVFDAFSPLNFWDHDNNKEMNFEDGSPYDEDDWNFYTLLRDGKPEHDPKRLTLFSGTAGQYYNQAEGGGQGGDGLTILAPTSGLVTQACEDKEFNDCSYVLLYRTGNNKIIFAGDSEDATWEHILANHGDAVRDVDVLIAPHHGRDSGRDWEFLDVLKPALTLFGNASSEHLAYQAWWNRGLPIITNNQANCIVLNPSVSPIDVYVTCEQFARLANPYTQYSAFYDAYYWGSAARKKAVGK, translated from the coding sequence ATGGCAACCGTTCACTTTCTGAATGTGAAAAATGGTGACTGTTCGATCATCCAACACAACTCTGGCCGAGTTACGATGATCGACGTTTGTAATGCCAGCCCGACTGAGGAACTGAAGGAGCAGATAATCAAGGCGGCTGCGGATTTGCAAAAGGGCGTGAATGGTGATTTCAGACAGAAGCTCTTCCCGGTGAATCCTGTCTCCTATTTGAAGCAGCGAGAGATCGCGTCTATTTTTCGGTTCATCATCACCCATCCGGACATGGATCACATGGACGGGATCAAGTCAGTTTTTGACGCGTTCTCTCCCCTCAATTTTTGGGATCACGACAATAACAAAGAGATGAACTTCGAGGACGGTAGTCCATACGACGAGGACGATTGGAACTTCTATACCCTATTGAGAGACGGGAAACCCGAGCACGACCCCAAAAGACTCACCTTGTTCTCTGGAACGGCGGGCCAGTACTACAACCAAGCAGAGGGTGGGGGCCAAGGTGGCGACGGATTAACGATACTGGCACCCACGTCCGGTTTGGTTACACAGGCATGTGAGGATAAAGAGTTTAATGATTGCTCCTACGTCCTTCTCTACCGAACGGGAAATAACAAGATCATTTTCGCAGGCGACTCCGAAGACGCGACGTGGGAACACATATTGGCAAATCATGGGGATGCGGTACGAGACGTTGACGTCCTAATTGCACCTCATCATGGGCGGGATTCAGGACGAGATTGGGAATTTCTCGATGTGCTAAAGCCAGCATTGACGTTATTCGGAAATGCAAGCTCCGAACACCTCGCCTATCAAGCATGGTGGAATCGCGGGCTGCCTATCATCACGAACAACCAAGCGAACTGTATTGTGCTGAACCCGAGCGTTTCTCCGATCGATGTATACGTCACATGTGAGCAGTTTGCGCGACTTGCGAACCCATATACTCAGTATTCCGCCTTTTATGACGCCTATTACTGGGGCAGCGCAGCAAGAAAGAAGGCTGTCGGTAAATAG
- a CDS encoding helix-turn-helix domain-containing protein: MSSDKHALLLAVGKRIRALRIQKGWTQTDMAVYLDINRGHISDIERGKREAGLITLQIIARGLDTTMARLLKGL; the protein is encoded by the coding sequence GTGTCCAGCGACAAGCACGCACTGCTACTGGCGGTTGGGAAACGGATTCGTGCTCTGCGAATCCAGAAGGGCTGGACTCAAACGGACATGGCTGTGTATCTCGACATCAATCGCGGCCACATCTCAGATATCGAACGTGGCAAACGCGAGGCGGGACTCATTACGTTGCAAATAATCGCTCGCGGATTGGATACCACCATGGCACGGCTCTTAAAAGGTCTGTAA